In a genomic window of Agarivorans albus:
- a CDS encoding PoNe immunity protein domain-containing protein, whose protein sequence is MIRDQRRDEAYFSELLSDLDDALAETQQALDSGEFTSLSEQVDVAQQLYQLAIMRAVSHYSYGSDMASLKSSVLAILPYRQQLSATADKLPAAHQCYRHDFERLGGVGEACGSANVNRYVYALWWLALLVAVGAEKAHIQQALDIIGEQGNDALLDSIASRLVDTDRPMSPTVYYPTVYQPLLDAINSDGEVQAEHLNVFIRQWYDSLEDADWYDNHLCDCEFEYTDYYVGYWCFEASLVASLFCIPANAIREHVMVPVELLNN, encoded by the coding sequence GTGATTCGAGACCAACGCCGTGACGAAGCCTATTTTAGCGAGCTGTTAAGCGATTTAGATGATGCCTTAGCAGAAACCCAACAAGCTTTAGATAGCGGCGAGTTTACGTCACTCAGTGAGCAAGTCGATGTTGCTCAGCAGCTCTATCAACTTGCCATCATGCGGGCAGTAAGCCATTACTCTTATGGCAGCGATATGGCCTCTCTTAAGTCATCTGTGTTGGCGATATTGCCTTATCGCCAACAGCTAAGTGCTACTGCAGATAAACTGCCCGCAGCACACCAGTGTTACCGCCATGATTTTGAGCGTTTAGGTGGTGTGGGTGAAGCTTGCGGTTCGGCTAATGTTAATCGCTATGTTTATGCTTTATGGTGGTTAGCCTTGTTGGTTGCTGTAGGTGCAGAGAAAGCACATATTCAACAAGCTTTAGACATAATTGGTGAACAAGGAAATGATGCACTTTTAGATAGCATTGCCAGCAGGCTAGTTGATACAGACCGTCCCATGTCTCCTACAGTTTACTACCCCACTGTTTATCAACCTCTATTGGATGCCATCAACAGTGATGGAGAGGTTCAGGCAGAGCATCTTAATGTGTTTATTCGACAGTGGTACGACAGCCTAGAAGATGCAGATTGGTATGATAATCATTTGTGCGATTGCGAATTTGAATATACCGACTATTACGTTGGTTACTGGTGCTTTGAAGCAAGCTTAGTTGCCTCGCTTTTCTGTATTCCAGCAAATGCTATTCGTGAGCATGTGATGGTGCCAGTTGAACTATTAAATAACTGA
- a CDS encoding RHS repeat-associated core domain-containing protein, giving the protein MDGTQKEVVTGIDGFAYDFFTGKRNVGNKPAFSDAEKAAAFLANFAGAADSNGKGLRRLYRLVTTTPAGDPHQKLITALTNGEVWFQRQAEKAIPQHSPASRPSWSSSVPNEPKAPGGRSKTQQQGKNQNSSDDITQAVDHPDIQTCGDPIVMSSGEEVLQLDDVCLQGHRELVWQRTYRSSLSHQDVGLGLGWRSNFHYSLEQLQGEQAGWLFTDALGHQQHFPHVVVGAKSSQVKSGMVLQHQLENIVISSANGKTLQFSKQQEQWLLTKISDGVDTHYRLSYSVAPRLTQIEINHSQQLFLRYDLEGRLVELLSSKAETAQSYASYTYDEQGHLSTATNRLGQQEQYRYQQGLLIQRTRASGFSHYFSWDGSEQNARCIEQWGDNEHYHYRFEYELEQGLSRSFDSYGNCWTYWHNSQGQILKKVSPDGACWLFEYDELQRKISETDPNGATTRYHYNAHGQLDAELAPNQNLTRYSYNRLGFVTQVDYADGSSLKREYNSLGLLTTETDVQGVVTEYRYDAQSRLVSKTASNQPNQQFWWNEQGLLSAKQVGDALIRYSYNAIGECNGEVDGKGWVGQFKRDERGNIIEVLSYHQDAPEQCQRRAYSHDDAGRVTKVSDSLGRSTSYEYQGLSQPAKQINPDGSWLAFSYDKERNLTAITRSDEQVYQLEYDSCERISKTIGFDGREQHYQYNLAGQLTQVAENSERLIQLKRNSLGQVTEQRSTANGITLINDFTYDLQGKLSQANNAARKLRFSYFANGQLQENWQDNWQSIYQLNSQGLRSHTQLPDGNALTYRYDEQGRLSAIWFNQQPVISRSFNAAGEEVSRELSKRHQLHNHYDAQGRLLSQQWQLEQNEQAPSRIERHYRFDAGDQLLGVSDSELGDNNYSYDALSQLTKATSHNANNQQFELDSFANPKQADMLGDKLLGDEQCSYRYDRYGNQVLASQSKVRQQRAFNGLNQLVRLSQGRDNTVYHYDALGRRSCKLTAQGQTDYLWEGNQLIGEHSQGQYTWYVYEPNSHRPLVMIKQGQVYHYHLDHIGTPIRLTDEQGKIVWQAHYQAYGSIEQLSVKQIDNPLRFQGQYFDEESGLHYNFHRYYCPQQGRYIQQDPIELLGGLNLYQYTPSPTNWVDPLGLACKEGNKNIGRVRKPSKPYAPGESPLAKAGQAILDGLDALEIEALNEVLDDALDVAVEHGSQYPEGSFGRVATGIAYASLAAVMPTSALDVVPGGKAAKLRKAAKAVDTGGDAAQVTSKTRKASPPRDVSHRPTDSRSPDSFADEFSSLNHQKAAAGEYNAHALMKEKGYIPLGKTDGKYSPGKQGIDGIYQPPVEKRPPDFVIIEAKYGKSRLGKPKDGKQMSDDWVTDERLDNAGMTRKQQRKVLSSLRDGDGKVEKLLIRNKADGSLVVKKLDADAKIASSGLELNF; this is encoded by the coding sequence ATGGATGGAACCCAAAAAGAAGTAGTCACTGGAATTGACGGCTTTGCTTATGACTTTTTTACCGGCAAACGTAATGTGGGCAACAAGCCTGCGTTTAGTGATGCCGAAAAAGCAGCAGCATTTTTAGCTAACTTTGCAGGTGCTGCTGATAGCAACGGCAAAGGTTTACGCCGTTTATACCGTTTGGTCACTACTACGCCGGCTGGCGATCCGCATCAGAAATTAATTACCGCGTTAACGAATGGTGAGGTGTGGTTTCAGCGCCAAGCTGAAAAAGCTATTCCTCAACATTCTCCAGCTTCGAGGCCCTCTTGGAGTTCATCCGTCCCAAATGAACCCAAAGCTCCAGGAGGGCGCTCGAAGACCCAACAGCAAGGCAAAAACCAAAATAGCAGTGATGACATCACTCAAGCTGTTGACCACCCCGATATCCAAACTTGCGGTGACCCCATTGTAATGAGCAGCGGTGAAGAAGTGCTGCAATTAGACGATGTATGCTTGCAAGGTCATCGTGAGTTAGTTTGGCAGCGCACTTATCGCTCAAGTCTTTCGCATCAAGATGTGGGTTTAGGTTTAGGCTGGCGAAGTAATTTTCACTACAGTTTGGAACAGTTACAGGGTGAGCAAGCGGGTTGGTTGTTTACCGATGCACTAGGGCATCAGCAGCATTTTCCTCATGTGGTTGTCGGCGCTAAAAGTAGCCAGGTTAAATCGGGCATGGTGTTGCAACATCAGCTTGAAAACATTGTTATTAGCAGTGCCAATGGCAAAACTTTGCAGTTTTCTAAACAGCAAGAACAGTGGCTGCTTACCAAAATCAGTGATGGTGTCGATACGCATTATCGACTTAGCTACTCCGTTGCTCCTCGCTTAACCCAGATTGAAATCAACCATAGCCAACAACTGTTCCTACGCTATGACCTAGAAGGTCGGCTGGTTGAGTTACTCAGCTCTAAAGCCGAAACAGCGCAAAGCTATGCAAGTTATACCTATGATGAACAGGGGCATTTAAGTACTGCGACCAACCGTTTGGGTCAGCAAGAACAGTATCGTTATCAGCAAGGTTTATTGATTCAACGAACCCGCGCTTCGGGGTTTTCTCACTACTTTTCTTGGGATGGCAGTGAGCAAAACGCGCGTTGTATAGAACAATGGGGCGATAACGAGCATTATCACTATCGATTTGAGTATGAGCTAGAGCAAGGCCTTAGCCGCAGCTTTGATAGTTACGGAAACTGTTGGACTTACTGGCATAATTCACAAGGTCAAATCCTTAAAAAAGTTTCGCCCGACGGCGCTTGTTGGTTATTTGAATACGATGAACTACAGCGCAAAATTAGTGAAACAGACCCAAATGGCGCCACAACTCGTTACCATTACAATGCGCACGGCCAGTTAGACGCTGAGCTAGCGCCAAATCAAAATCTTACTCGTTATAGCTATAATCGCTTGGGTTTTGTTACACAGGTTGACTATGCCGACGGCTCATCGCTTAAGCGTGAATACAACAGCCTTGGTTTGTTAACCACAGAAACCGATGTACAAGGTGTGGTGACCGAATATCGCTACGATGCGCAAAGCCGTTTGGTGAGTAAAACTGCTAGTAACCAGCCTAATCAACAATTTTGGTGGAATGAGCAAGGCTTGTTGAGCGCCAAGCAAGTGGGAGATGCGTTAATTCGCTATAGCTATAACGCCATTGGTGAGTGCAATGGCGAAGTAGATGGAAAGGGCTGGGTTGGCCAATTCAAACGCGACGAGCGTGGCAACATTATTGAGGTCTTGTCTTATCATCAGGATGCGCCAGAGCAATGTCAGCGTAGGGCCTATAGCCATGACGATGCGGGGCGTGTTACTAAGGTGAGCGACTCGCTAGGGCGCAGTACAAGCTACGAATATCAAGGCTTGTCGCAGCCAGCTAAACAGATTAACCCCGACGGCTCATGGTTAGCTTTTTCTTACGATAAAGAACGTAACCTTACCGCCATTACCCGCAGTGACGAGCAGGTTTATCAACTGGAATATGACAGTTGCGAACGTATTAGCAAAACCATTGGTTTTGATGGCCGCGAGCAGCATTACCAATACAACCTAGCGGGTCAGCTTACTCAAGTTGCCGAAAATAGTGAGCGGCTGATTCAGCTAAAACGCAATTCTCTAGGTCAAGTAACCGAGCAGCGCAGCACCGCTAATGGCATTACCCTGATTAACGATTTTACCTATGACTTACAAGGTAAGTTGAGCCAAGCCAACAATGCTGCGCGCAAACTACGGTTTAGCTACTTCGCTAATGGCCAGTTGCAAGAAAACTGGCAAGACAATTGGCAATCTATTTATCAATTGAATTCACAAGGATTGCGCAGCCATACTCAACTTCCCGACGGCAATGCCTTAACTTATCGCTACGATGAACAAGGGCGTTTATCTGCGATATGGTTTAACCAGCAGCCTGTGATAAGTCGCAGCTTTAACGCTGCGGGTGAAGAGGTAAGCCGCGAGCTAAGCAAGCGCCACCAATTGCATAATCACTATGATGCACAAGGCCGCTTGTTAAGCCAACAATGGCAGTTAGAACAAAATGAACAAGCACCAAGCCGTATTGAGCGTCATTACCGTTTTGATGCGGGCGATCAACTTTTAGGCGTGAGTGACAGCGAGCTGGGAGATAATAACTACAGCTACGATGCACTTAGCCAACTCACCAAGGCTACTAGCCACAATGCCAATAACCAGCAATTTGAGCTAGATAGTTTTGCCAACCCCAAACAAGCCGACATGTTAGGTGACAAGCTGCTAGGTGATGAGCAGTGTAGCTACCGTTATGACCGCTACGGTAACCAAGTACTCGCCAGCCAAAGTAAGGTGCGTCAGCAACGCGCATTTAACGGCTTAAACCAATTGGTTAGGCTTAGCCAAGGCCGCGACAACACCGTTTATCACTACGATGCTCTAGGTCGCCGCAGCTGCAAACTTACCGCCCAAGGGCAAACCGATTATTTATGGGAAGGTAATCAACTAATTGGTGAGCATAGCCAAGGCCAGTATACCTGGTATGTCTACGAGCCTAATAGTCACCGCCCTTTAGTGATGATTAAACAGGGTCAGGTTTATCATTACCATCTGGACCATATCGGTACCCCAATTCGCTTAACGGACGAGCAAGGCAAGATAGTATGGCAAGCCCATTACCAAGCCTATGGTTCGATAGAACAGTTAAGCGTTAAGCAAATAGATAACCCACTGCGCTTTCAAGGCCAATACTTTGATGAAGAGAGCGGTCTTCACTATAACTTTCACCGCTACTACTGCCCGCAGCAGGGCAGGTACATACAACAAGACCCAATTGAATTACTCGGTGGCTTAAACCTTTATCAATACACCCCAAGCCCAACTAACTGGGTAGACCCCTTAGGCTTAGCCTGTAAAGAGGGTAACAAAAACATTGGCCGAGTACGGAAGCCTAGCAAACCTTACGCGCCAGGTGAAAGTCCCTTAGCTAAAGCAGGCCAAGCAATACTTGATGGCTTAGATGCGCTAGAAATAGAAGCCCTAAATGAAGTATTAGATGATGCGCTCGATGTTGCTGTTGAGCATGGCTCCCAATACCCAGAGGGTAGTTTCGGTAGAGTTGCCACTGGTATTGCTTATGCAAGTTTAGCCGCAGTGATGCCGACCAGTGCTTTAGATGTAGTTCCTGGGGGGAAAGCTGCGAAGTTGCGTAAAGCGGCTAAAGCCGTTGATACGGGTGGTGATGCAGCGCAAGTAACAAGCAAAACAAGAAAAGCCAGTCCCCCAAGAGATGTTTCTCATCGGCCAACGGATAGCCGTTCACCGGATTCATTTGCCGATGAGTTTAGTTCACTCAATCACCAAAAAGCGGCGGCGGGTGAGTATAATGCCCATGCTTTGATGAAAGAAAAGGGTTATATACCTTTAGGCAAAACCGATGGTAAATATAGCCCCGGAAAGCAGGGGATAGATGGTATTTACCAACCCCCAGTAGAAAAGCGTCCTCCTGATTTTGTTATCATTGAAGCCAAGTACGGCAAGTCTCGCTTAGGAAAACCCAAAGATGGCAAGCAGATGAGTGATGATTGGGTTACAGATGAGCGCTTGGATAATGCAGGGATGACGAGAAAGCAGCAGCGTAAAGTTTTAAGTAGCTTGCGAGATGGTGATGGTAAGGTAGAAAAACTGTTAATCCGCAACAAAGCAGATGGCTCGTTGGTTGTTAAAAAATTAGATGCTGATGCAAAGATTGCAAGTAGTGGATTAGAGTTGAATTTTTAA
- a CDS encoding DUF1214 domain-containing protein, producing MNTFKISALAAVVIGLSACSSADSASTETAEVSKLTVTKENFTHAETARNFRNWGSKGATHEFFIMQGLPPRGKAAPTVQMNDDTLYGVAIVKAVNGEVTFSIPQTYNYMAVQVVTERGHGQHYVVEDGHYQLPVESEYAFILYRSGTENGIDASRQALEKVNTADFNFATDYQVQPYDYAEVEAWVSKYTQEVNQMDRFTYTFPRTSDLVTDQHQWNLENAAGWGGASPEAYVGNKYSNSPQLQADTCYSSTFENPQNKFFTSITAYDSDKYLMEGVSNVNSHTWVENQDGSITVSFNCGESAKNNIDTKGANFTFTTRHYGVNPKVMEAAEDPIIAALKAN from the coding sequence ATGAATACATTTAAGATAAGTGCCCTTGCTGCTGTGGTTATAGGTTTATCAGCATGTTCTTCAGCTGATTCAGCATCGACAGAAACTGCCGAAGTGAGCAAATTGACTGTTACGAAAGAGAACTTTACTCATGCAGAGACGGCTCGTAACTTCCGTAACTGGGGAAGCAAGGGGGCAACTCACGAGTTTTTTATTATGCAGGGTCTTCCTCCACGCGGTAAGGCTGCTCCAACAGTGCAAATGAATGATGATACGCTTTACGGTGTAGCGATTGTAAAAGCGGTGAATGGCGAGGTTACCTTCTCTATTCCCCAAACATACAATTACATGGCTGTTCAGGTGGTAACTGAGCGCGGACACGGCCAGCACTATGTTGTTGAAGATGGCCACTATCAGCTGCCGGTAGAATCAGAATACGCGTTTATTCTTTATCGTTCAGGAACCGAGAATGGAATTGATGCTTCTCGTCAAGCACTAGAAAAAGTAAACACCGCAGATTTTAATTTTGCCACTGATTATCAGGTCCAGCCATATGATTACGCTGAAGTTGAAGCTTGGGTGAGCAAATATACTCAAGAAGTAAATCAAATGGATCGCTTTACTTACACCTTCCCTAGAACGAGCGATTTAGTGACTGACCAGCACCAGTGGAACCTAGAAAATGCGGCAGGCTGGGGTGGTGCTAGTCCAGAAGCTTACGTTGGTAATAAATACTCGAACAGCCCTCAATTGCAGGCGGATACTTGTTACAGCTCGACGTTTGAAAATCCACAGAACAAATTTTTTACGTCTATTACCGCCTATGATAGCGATAAGTACTTAATGGAAGGGGTGAGTAATGTTAACTCCCATACTTGGGTGGAAAATCAGGATGGTAGCATTACGGTATCGTTTAACTGCGGTGAGAGCGCAAAGAATAACATTGATACAAAAGGGGCTAACTTTACTTTCACTACTCGTCACTACGGTGTGAATCCAAAAGTAATGGAAGCTGCTGAAGATCCTATTATTGCAGCACTTAAAGCAAATTAA
- a CDS encoding NAD(P)/FAD-dependent oxidoreductase, with protein MTQQFDVIIIGAGAAGLMCAATAGYRGRSVLVIDNAKKAGRKILISGGGRCNFTNQSVSPDNFLCGNPHFVKSALARYPSSNFIELVERHGIEYHERDHGQLFCNDSAKDIVDMLLTECDWAGVTISLRSEIKYVKQLDEQQFEVHAGGQCYQANSLVIATGGLSMPKLGATPFGYKLAEQFGLKVLPTRAGLVPFTWHSDQKEHFEALSGIAVPSCITAANGKQFSEALLFTHRGLSGPAILQISNYWQPGEAVSINLLPKQDAASLIEQVLSQHPKQSLKNTLSQWLPKRLVEALFDENTLAKALNQLGHGERDSIAAKLNNWQITMNGTEGYRTAEVTLGGVDTNELSSKTMQANNVKGLYFIGEVMDVTGWLGGFNFQWAWASGVACGLDC; from the coding sequence ATGACACAGCAATTCGACGTTATCATTATTGGCGCAGGCGCCGCAGGCTTAATGTGTGCGGCTACCGCCGGCTATCGCGGGCGCTCGGTTTTGGTGATTGATAACGCCAAAAAAGCAGGTCGAAAAATCCTTATTAGTGGCGGTGGTCGTTGTAACTTTACTAATCAGAGTGTTAGCCCAGACAACTTCTTATGTGGTAACCCCCACTTTGTTAAATCCGCTCTGGCACGCTACCCCTCAAGCAATTTTATAGAGTTGGTCGAGCGCCACGGCATCGAATACCACGAACGCGACCATGGTCAATTGTTCTGTAACGACAGTGCTAAAGACATCGTTGACATGCTGCTCACCGAATGCGATTGGGCGGGCGTTACCATTAGCCTACGTAGTGAAATCAAGTACGTAAAACAGCTCGATGAACAACAGTTTGAAGTGCACGCTGGCGGTCAATGCTACCAAGCCAATTCCTTGGTAATCGCCACCGGCGGGCTATCTATGCCTAAACTGGGTGCCACTCCATTTGGCTACAAATTGGCAGAACAGTTTGGCCTTAAGGTACTACCCACTAGAGCCGGTTTAGTGCCATTTACTTGGCATAGCGATCAAAAAGAGCACTTTGAAGCCCTCTCGGGCATCGCGGTGCCAAGCTGCATTACTGCCGCTAACGGCAAACAATTTAGCGAAGCGCTATTATTTACCCACCGCGGCTTATCAGGCCCCGCTATATTGCAAATATCTAACTACTGGCAACCCGGTGAAGCGGTAAGCATCAACCTATTACCCAAGCAAGATGCCGCCTCCTTGATCGAACAGGTATTATCGCAACATCCCAAACAAAGCCTAAAAAACACCTTAAGCCAATGGCTGCCCAAACGCCTTGTTGAAGCCTTATTTGATGAAAACACGCTAGCCAAAGCGCTTAATCAGCTAGGCCATGGCGAACGCGACAGTATTGCAGCCAAGCTAAACAACTGGCAAATAACCATGAATGGCACCGAAGGCTACCGCACCGCCGAAGTCACCCTTGGCGGCGTAGACACTAACGAACTCAGCTCCAAAACCATGCAAGCCAATAATGTAAAAGGCCTCTACTTTATTGGCGAAGTAATGGATGTAACCGGTTGGCTGGGGGGCTTTAATTTTCAATGGGCATGGGCCAGTGGCGTAGCCTGCGGCCTAGATTGTTAA
- a CDS encoding N-acetylmuramidase domain-containing protein, producing MAKLQITQSVGLGGVNKPNDIKAVQAALNQLLGLIPSTNKLVEDGKLGSKPENSKTVAAIKAFQNKVVGMVRPDGKIDTNGRSHRKFNEKLTANVVESYKLPPIGNSDPLLESDFEAVAKQLGCEVAAIKAVAEVESSGDAFFSNGRPKILFEAHIFSKLTKRVFDSSHPDISSRKWNRSLYVGGIAEYKRLEKAITLNSNAAIQSASWGRFQIMGFNYKLAGFPTAERLVSAMFGSERKQLNAFVSFVDKSHLTKHIQSKDWAAFAKGYNGSQYQVNKYDIKLEKAYKKYA from the coding sequence ATGGCTAAGTTACAAATCACCCAGTCAGTAGGTTTAGGTGGTGTAAATAAACCTAATGACATAAAAGCAGTGCAAGCGGCGTTAAATCAACTACTGGGGCTCATTCCATCAACTAATAAGTTGGTGGAGGACGGCAAATTGGGCTCAAAACCAGAAAATTCTAAAACCGTAGCGGCGATTAAAGCTTTTCAAAATAAAGTTGTGGGTATGGTTCGCCCTGATGGGAAAATTGATACAAATGGACGCAGCCATCGAAAGTTCAATGAGAAGCTAACGGCTAACGTTGTCGAAAGTTATAAGTTGCCTCCGATTGGGAATAGCGATCCACTTCTAGAGTCTGATTTTGAGGCTGTAGCTAAACAACTTGGCTGTGAAGTCGCTGCGATTAAAGCGGTTGCCGAGGTAGAAAGTTCAGGTGACGCGTTCTTCAGCAACGGTCGACCTAAGATATTGTTTGAGGCTCACATCTTTTCTAAACTAACGAAGCGCGTCTTTGATTCTAGCCACCCAGATATTTCAAGTAGAAAATGGAACCGTAGTTTGTATGTTGGTGGGATTGCTGAATACAAACGCTTAGAAAAAGCCATTACCTTAAATTCTAATGCTGCTATTCAATCTGCCTCGTGGGGGCGTTTTCAGATTATGGGATTCAATTACAAACTCGCAGGATTCCCAACTGCAGAACGATTGGTTTCAGCGATGTTTGGATCCGAGCGCAAGCAACTTAATGCGTTTGTTTCATTTGTGGATAAGTCACACCTTACAAAACATATTCAGTCTAAAGATTGGGCTGCTTTTGCCAAAGGTTACAATGGCTCTCAATATCAGGTAAATAAGTACGATATAAAGTTAGAAAAGGCTTATAAAAAGTATGCGTAA
- a CDS encoding peptidoglycan recognition protein family protein yields MSAGSFSFKRPSRSVHSVFLHCSASDNAAHDNVKTMQSWHVKRGFSEIGYHFFISKNGDIHEGRSIEKVPAAQKGHNTGSIAICLHGLDVAKFTEAQFSSLKSLCSQIESSYGEKKIVFRGHCEVSAKTCPVFDYKKVLSLDENGKITKTSGTISSYLSSQFIFNGILELFAKGQKVQELQTFLNDAGFPTKKDGVFGQATQQSVEAYQKSVGLKADGIVGPKTLEAMGTLKKGCKGNAVKLLQKQLTVKGYKLLADGKFGLGTEKQVKAFQLSNKLKNDGIAGKKTKEKLFGRSAGQLI; encoded by the coding sequence ATGTCGGCAGGAAGCTTTTCTTTTAAGAGGCCAAGTAGAAGCGTTCATTCAGTATTTTTGCATTGTAGCGCTTCAGATAACGCTGCTCATGATAACGTAAAAACGATGCAATCTTGGCACGTAAAACGTGGCTTTAGTGAAATTGGATATCATTTCTTTATTAGTAAGAATGGAGATATTCATGAAGGACGCAGTATAGAAAAAGTACCTGCTGCTCAGAAAGGTCATAACACTGGAAGTATTGCTATTTGTTTGCATGGTTTAGATGTTGCAAAGTTTACCGAAGCTCAATTTTCTTCTCTAAAATCTTTATGCTCACAAATAGAGAGTAGCTATGGAGAAAAGAAAATAGTGTTCCGAGGACACTGTGAAGTGTCAGCTAAAACATGCCCTGTATTTGATTACAAAAAAGTATTGAGCCTAGATGAGAATGGCAAAATAACTAAGACTTCGGGAACCATCTCAAGTTACTTAAGTAGCCAATTTATCTTCAATGGTATTCTGGAGTTATTTGCGAAAGGACAAAAAGTTCAAGAGCTACAAACCTTCTTAAATGATGCTGGCTTTCCAACAAAAAAAGATGGTGTTTTTGGTCAAGCTACTCAGCAAAGCGTAGAAGCGTACCAGAAATCAGTAGGTTTAAAAGCTGATGGAATAGTAGGACCTAAAACTCTAGAAGCAATGGGGACTCTGAAAAAAGGCTGTAAAGGTAATGCGGTGAAGTTACTACAAAAACAACTAACCGTAAAAGGCTACAAACTGTTGGCGGACGGTAAATTCGGTCTTGGTACAGAAAAACAAGTTAAAGCATTTCAGTTAAGCAACAAGCTAAAGAATGATGGAATTGCAGGGAAGAAAACTAAAGAAAAGCTTTTTGGTCGTTCAGCTGGTCAACTAATTTAA
- a CDS encoding PoNe immunity protein domain-containing protein gives MLREALRDKAYYDEYVDFEEDCIQEDLEKLSSTVDSRIVVQMKVAFGLVNLFMGLMHVRYARGDDLSLFKAHLKKVLHCREQQKYFADALPPEEQKDRIGWEEIREDYMRNIFLKWLSFAYCLNMGQTYYQEVLDLIGNQGRDALFDNIAVKLGDTEREVAESVLFKRRFNKLYKVIEAEPAQRPQLMLAYLEAWYKLEGSPELHLMDTDTYKGYWCWEAALVTKLYEIDDSLYIDHQYYPKDLVHWSEQ, from the coding sequence ATGCTAAGAGAAGCTCTACGAGATAAAGCTTATTATGATGAATACGTTGATTTTGAAGAAGACTGTATTCAAGAGGATTTAGAAAAACTAAGTTCTACCGTTGATAGCCGAATCGTTGTTCAGATGAAGGTTGCTTTTGGTCTAGTTAATTTATTTATGGGGCTGATGCATGTTCGTTATGCGAGAGGCGATGACTTAAGCCTGTTTAAGGCTCACTTGAAAAAGGTTTTACATTGCAGAGAACAGCAAAAATATTTTGCTGATGCTTTGCCCCCTGAGGAGCAAAAAGACCGTATAGGCTGGGAAGAAATTCGCGAAGATTACATGCGTAATATTTTTCTGAAGTGGTTGAGTTTTGCTTATTGCCTAAACATGGGTCAAACCTACTACCAAGAGGTCTTAGATTTAATTGGAAACCAAGGTCGTGATGCCTTGTTCGACAATATCGCCGTTAAGTTGGGCGATACCGAGCGCGAAGTGGCAGAGAGCGTCTTGTTCAAACGCCGCTTCAATAAACTGTATAAAGTAATTGAAGCAGAGCCTGCGCAGCGCCCTCAGCTGATGTTGGCTTACTTAGAGGCATGGTACAAGTTAGAAGGTAGCCCTGAGCTACATTTAATGGATACAGATACTTACAAAGGCTACTGGTGCTGGGAAGCGGCATTAGTCACTAAGCTTTATGAGATAGACGACAGTCTGTATATCGACCATCAATACTACCCTAAAGACCTAGTTCACTGGAGTGAGCAGTGA